TGGACCCGTTTTCCGGCCCGACCATACCCTCCGCCTCGAGGATTTCCATAATCCGGGCGGCCCGGTTATAACCTATTTTCAAGCGGCGTTGCAGCATTGATGTGGATGCCCGTTTGCTTGTCTTGATGACGTTGATTGCATCCGGGACCAACTCGTCTTCCCACTCGCCTTCCGCCGTGGAGGAGGAGTCATCTCCAGATTCAATGTTGCGTTGAAATTGCTCATCAAACACGGGTCCGCCATTTATCTCGCTGATCTGACTGACAATAGCCGTAATCTCATCATCGCTGACAAAGGCGCCCTGGGCGCGAACAAGGTCTGCCGAGCCTGGTGGCAGGAAGAGCATGTCCCCTTTTCCAATCAAGTGGTCGGCCCCCATGGTATCCAGAATAGTCCGTGAGTCGACGCGGGAGGCTACCTTGAATGATATCCTGCTTGGCAGGTTGGCCTTGATGACGCCCGTAATGACATTCACGGATGGTCGCTGTGTGGCGAGGATCAGATGAATTCCGGCAGCACGGGCCAATTGAGCAAGTCGGGCAATGCCGGTTTCAATGTCAGCTGGAGCAACCATCATCAGGTCAGCCAGCTCGTCCACAATACACACGATGTAGGGAAGTTTTTCCGGTGGGGCTTCCTCGCCGGCTCCCGGATCGCGCGGAACCTCGATCTGGGATGCGGCGGCTCTTTCTTCCGGCGTCAATTCAGCATCAAGGGCGGCGGCCCGCTCTTCAAATTCCTTGGCCTCACGCTTCGACTTGATCATCTTGGCATTATAGCCGGCGATGTTGCGGACCCCGAGCCCGGCGAAGAGTTGGTAACGCTTCTCCATCTCATTGAGCAGATACTTGAGCGCGTTGGGTACCTTCTTTGGATCCGTGACAACCGGGACCAGCATGTGGGGCAGTGAATTATAAACCTGCATTTCCACAATTTTCGGGTCGACCATGACAAAGCGCAGATCCTCAGGACTGGAATGATAAAGAAGGGATGTAATGACAGCGTTAATACAAACTGTCTTGCCCGAACCGGTCGAACCGGCAATGAGGAGGTGAGGCATTTTGGTCAGGTCGGCAATCAGGGGTTTGCCGGAAACATCCTTTCCAAGGGCAATCGGAATCTCGGCCTTATTGTTAACCCAGTCAGCTGATTCAAGAATATCGCGAATAAAGACAGATTGCGGGTGCTTGTTGGGAACTTCTACCCCGACGCACCCCTTGCCTGGGACAGGGGCCAGAATACGCACCGAAAGCGCCTTCAGGTTGAGGGCGATGTTCTTGTCCAGATTCTGGATTTTCTCCACGCGGACACCGGGGGCGGGGAACACATCATAGCGTGTGATGACCGGACCCGTATGGACATCACCCGGAGAGACCCGCACCCCGAATTCCTCGAGGGTTTTCACCAGCATCTCGGATGTTGCCTGGTGCACGGATTCGTCTTCCACGGTTGTCGGCTCAGCTTGTTCAGTAAGCAGGCGCATTGGCGGGAATTTGTAATTACCCTTCCTCTCGGGAAGTTTGGCTGCCGCCTTCTTGACTTCCTCGCCCGCAATAATGCGCAGGTTTGACCCTGTGGCAGCTGCCTTTTCCGTGGCAGAGGACGATGGGAGGGTGATGCCTTTTGGCTTCTTTACGGGAGCCTCCTTGGCCTTTGGAACCGGAGCTTCCATTTTTTGAGCCTGCGGAACGGTATCTTCCTCCATGATTGGCTCGAAAGGTTCTGCTATTTCGGAACGCCCGATCTTCAGGTTTGAAGGGGCTTTCTCCGGGGGCTTGGCCACTGCCGGAGTTTCGTCTGGGGCAAGCGGGGCGGAGGCGGCCTTGGCCTTTTTAGCTTCAAGGGCTTTCTGTTTTCTAGCCAGTTTTTCGGCTTTACGGGCTTCCTTGCGTTCCCGGCGGGCGATAGCCCGTTCCTCACGTGAAGCCACCCAGGCTGCAATCTTCACGCTGAAAAGATGACGAATGTCGCTGCCCACATTGTCGAAGAGCAGGAAAACGAGGGAAAACAGACTAAAGACACCAAAGACCACGATGGAGCCGACCATACCCAGAAAATCGCGCAAGAACTGGGCATAGATGTAAAAGCCCAGAAGGCCTCCCCAGCCGTATGGGAAGAAGTTGTCGGAAACCTCCGCCAGATGAACAACCCCCACAACAGGAGACTCGGCCGACTCAATCTGGTACATGCTGCCAAAGACTGAGAGGCTCAGGAAAACGAGAACGACAGGGACCAGCTTTCGGATACCGAGTTTCCGGGCATACGGTCTGAAAAACATGTAGGAGATCCAAAAAGCCAGTACCGGCGTGGCATAGGCCGCCAGACCCATCAGGTAAAGAGTGAAGGAGGCCACCTGGACGCCGAATTTCCCGATGAGATTGCTATCCTGGATATCAGAATAAAAGGAGGGATTCTGGGTGGGGTGATAATCCCCGACGGCAAGTGCCATCAAAAGTCCAAGTATAAGGAAGACCAAAGCCAAAAAAGGCCTTGGTTTTGGATCCCGTGGTCCGAATGTGGGTGCTTTCTGCACCGGTTTACGCTTCCTGGCTGCCATTTATGTTAAGGGAAATTGAATAGGCAGAAGCTTTCCAGAAGACAAGGAAGGATTAGCAATTGACCACGTACATCACGAGTTTTTTATCTTTTTTATGATTTCTTTTCTGCGTTTTACACCAATTTATCAAGAGCGAGTCTGGGGAGGCCGGGGCCTTGAGCTTTCCCTCGGGCGTGATTTGCCGGAAGGAAAGGTGATTGGCGAAAGCTGGGAACTCGTCGACCGGCCGGAGGCGGACTCTCCCCTTGATTCAGGAACCGGGACCCTCGGAACCCTTCGTAGATCGGATCCGAATGCCCTGATGGGTCCGGGTTGGCCAGCCGACAGGCCGTTTCCCATCCTAGTGAAGTGGTTGGACTGCCAGGACCGGCTCAGCCTGCAGGTTCATCCACCTGCCTCGGTCGCGCCCGAGCTCAATGGTGAGCCCAAGACTGAGAATTGGTACATTGTGGAAGCCACACCGGATGCGGCCCTGCTGGCCGGGGTCAAGCCGGGCGTGCAGGCCGACGTGTTTCGCAAAGCAATTGAAGATGAGGAGCTGGAGGGATTGGTCTGCCGCCTTCCGGCGAGAAAAGGGGATTCCCTCTTTGTCCGAAGTGGGCGCCTGCACGCAATTGATGCTGGGAACCTGATCCTTGAGATTCAGCAAAATTCGGACACGACCTATCGCGTCTATGACTGGGGACGGGTCGGCCTGGATGGAAAGCCGCGGCAGTTGCACATTGAGGAATCCATGAAATCCATAGATTTCGAGGATACGGATCCCGAGTTGATGCACCCCGAAGGCCCGGAATCGGTTCTGGCCGATTCTGAGGAATTTCGCCTTCGCCGGCTTGAGCTGAAGCCCGGTGAGGAACTTTTCTTTCCTGCCAATGAAGAACCGCGCATTCTCAGTGTCGCTGAAGGTAAGCTGGTTGCCGGGGACGGAAATGCCGTGACCCGCGGGGACAACATTATCCTGCCATATTCGGGAGAATCCTCATGGAAAGCGGAGACGGCATCTGTTGTCCTGGTGACCGACCGCTTCAACACAGTCACTTCCGCGCAGTAATCCCGGGCACCTTCAGATCAGCACCAGGCTGTCGCGATGGACGACCTCAAAGCGCGATCGTTCCGGTTGGGTCTTCTGGATTTGGCTGGAATCCAACCCGATAATGCCACTAAGCGTCGCGGCATCATAAGCGACAATCCCGCGGGCAATTGTATTTGAATCGGGATCGAGAAGGTTGACTACCGCGCCCTGCTCGAAGGAACCTGTGCAGCTGAGAAGCCCCTTCGCCAGCAGGCTGGAATGATTTTCAAGAATGGCCCGTGCTGCCCCTGCATCAAGATGGAGGGAGCCCATTGGTTTCTCAAAAAAAGCAATCCAGCGCTTCCGGGCGGCAAGGGAAATCGTCTGCGGCATGAAAAAGGTTCCGGGGGCTGTGCCATCATGGACCTTTCCGATGATCCCGGGCTCATTGGCACTGCCAATAAAGACCCCGCAACCGGATTGGGTGGCCAGCTTCGCAGCTTCAATCTTGGTGATCATCCCACCAGTGGAAAATTGGTTTTCGGGACCACCGGCAAGCTCTCGGATGTCTTCCGTGACCTCTTCAACCAAGGGAATCAGGGCTCCTCGCCCATGATCCTTCATGAGCCCGGGAATGTTGGAGAGGATGATCAGCAGGTCGGCTTTTATAAGACTGGCTACCAGCGCGCTCAGGACGTCATTGTCACCGAATTTAATCTCATCCGCGCTGACCGTGTCGTTTTCGTTCACAACAGGGACGGCCCCGTATGAAAGCAATTCCTCGAGTGTATTCCGGACGGCCAGATGCCGCTTGCGGCCCTGGACATCTTCGCGGGTGAGGAGAATTTGGGCAGCCGTTATCTGGTGAGTCTGGAGGGCAGCCTGCCATGCCTGCATGAGGCAGGATTGCCCGACTGCCGCACAGGCCTGCAAGCCTGCGAGATCATCCGGTCTGTCGGTCAATTCAAGTTTTCCGATGCCCAACCCGACGGCACCCGAGGAGACCACAACCACTTCAAAGCCGTGCTCCTTGAGGGAGGAAATTTCCCTGCAAACGGCTTCAATACGGCCGCTCAGCAGATCGCCCCCGGGACCCGTCAATGAATTGGTCCCGATCTTTATGACGACCCGGCGCGCATTCGCCTCCAGAAACTGCATGAAGTGCCTAGACTTGCAGGAGCTCCTGCTCCTTGGCCGCGAGGGCGTCATTGATCTGCTTCACATGGGAATCCGTTTCGTCCTGGATTTCCTTCTCATGGCGCTTCACATCATCCTCAGAGACGTGCCCATCCGTTTTGAGTTTTTTAAGCTGATCCATTGCGTGGTGACGGGCCTGCCGAACACTGACACGGCCTTCCTCTGCATGATTAGCGGCCATCTTGACCATCTCCTTACGCCGGTCACCGGAAAGTTCCGGGATGGGGACCAGAATGGTTGCGCCTCTCGAAAGGGGATTCAGCCCGAGATTGGCATCCCGGATCCCTTTTTCGATGGCCCCTGAAGTGCCCTTATCCCATGGCGTGACTTGCAGGGTGTGGTTATCCGGAGTTGTGATCGCACCCAACTCACGGATGGCCATATTGGAACCGTAGGATTCCACGTGAACAGAAATATTCTCGATCATCGCCGGCGTGGCCTTGCCGGTATGAATGTTGGCGAACTCATGCAAGGTGTGTTGAAGCGCCTTTTGCATCAGCTCTACTGCTTCCAGATGAATTGTGTCGAAGTCCATGATTTACCTCCAAATTGGGTTTAGAATTATCTTTATAGGGTCTGTACAAACGGGTTCAAGCCTCGGTCGAGGGGATTAACTGACGAGGGTGCCAATTTTTTTCCCAAGGACCGCCTGTTTGATCCCGCCTTCCTGGTTCATATTGAAGACAAGGATCGGCATTTTATTGTCCTGGCAGAGAGCAAAGGCTGTCGCATCCATGACTTTCAGGCGAAGTTTGAGGGCCTCGGCAAAGGAGATCTTGTCGAATTTCACCGCATCCGGATGCTTTACGGGATCCTTGTCGTAGATTCCATCAACCTTGGTGGCCTTCAAAATGACTTCAGCGCCAATCTCACTGGCCCGCAGGGCGGCCGTGGTGTCTGTGGAGAAATAAGGGTTTCCTGTTCCGCCAACAAATATAACCACACGCTTTTTCTCAAGATGTCGCGTGGCCCGGCGGAGGATATAAGGCTCAGCCACCTTGTTCATCTCGATTGCGCTGAGCACCCGCACGGGCACTTCCATTTTTTCCAGGCAATCCATCAGGGCCATCCCGTTGATCACGGTGGCCATCATGCCCATATAGTCGCCTGTGGTCCGGGCAACCCCCCGCTTTTCAACGCCGCTCAGGCCGCGGAAGATATTGCCTCCTCCCACGACAAGTCCGATCTCAATTCCGAGGTCATAAACTGATTTCACCTGCTTGCACACGTCGTGCAGGATGGTTCCATCAATCGTTTCCCCTGATTTGCTGCAGCGAAGGACTTCACCGCTTAGTTTTAGAACGATCCGCTTGACGCGGGTTTCACTGCCTTCGGAACTTGCTTGCATCAAAGCGGACAGTGTTGGAGCGAAGCGCAAAAGGTCAATCCCTCTCACGCTCAAAGATAGGCCCGGAGAATTCGGGATCGTGCTTGACGAGGGGATTGGGCGGGCCTTTATTGCTCTCCTTTATCAAGCGTAGGCCCATGGTGTAATTGGCAACACAGCTGGTTTTGGTCCAGCCATTCAAGGTTCAAGTCCTTGTGGGCCTGCCATTTTCACCATTTTTTGCTCCCTGTGCCATTATTCTAATGTGCAGTTGCCTTTGCGGAGGTTTTACCTTTCGTCACGGATATGGATGGCTCTGGCTACGATGTAATTTTATGGGACTGGAACGGGACCCTCCTCGACGACAGTCTGTACGGCCTTTCGATTATCAACAGCATGCTCCGGCGCCGTGGCTTGCCGGAACCCTCCAGGGAGGAACACGGGCGGCTCTTTGATTTTCCGGTTATACTTTATTACGAGCGTCTTGGCTTTGATTTTGAGAAGGAGCCGTTCGAAGTGATTTCCCATGAATTCGTGGACACGTACTTTCAAAATGTGAACAGTTGTGTTCTTCGCGAAGGAACCGTCGAAGCGCTTGGTCAGATCCGGGACCTTGGGATCCGCCAATCTGTCCTGAGTGCCAGCCGGCAGGACAACCTTGAACGGATGATCAGCGATTACGGCCTGGCTGGGTTCTTCGATGAATTGCTGGGAATTGATTCCATTCATGCACCGGGCAAGTCCGGCCGGGGTTGTGACTGGATTCGTGAATCCGGGATTGATCCGGCACGGGTGCTGCTGATCGGTGATACCATGCACGACGCTGAAGTAGCCGCTGAGATGGGCATTGACGGGTGGATGATCGAAGGAGGGCATCATCCGATGAACCGCCTGAAGGAGACCGGGTGTCCCTGTTTCTCGAGCCTCCCCAAAATCCTTCAGGCGTTGGCTGAAAGTCGATCCAAAGCCTCGCCCCTATGATTTTAGCAGCACAATTGAATGGTGACATGGGCAATGTGGTGGTGAGCACCCTTGCCCTTTCCATTGCGGTGGGAGGGATGCTCATGGTCCTTGCCAAGATGCTCAAGATTCCGGGAATCGTTCTCCTGCTTTTCGGGGGCATTATCCTCGGCCCGGAGGTACTGGGATTTGTGCAACCGGACACGTTGGGACCCGCGCTCAATGTCCTGGTGGCAGTAGCCGTTGGCCTCATTCTCTTTGAGGGGGGGCTGACCCTTGATGTGAACGGGTATCGTTCCGCCCCAAGGGTTATCCGGAATCTACTGACTGTCGGGGTGGTCGTGACATGGGTCGGCACGGGGCTGACGATCTGGCTAATCTTTCCAGTTGATCCCGCCTTTGCCGCCCTCACAAGCAGCCTCGTTATCGTGACTGGACCAACCGTCATCCAGCCAATCTTAAAACGAATCCGGTTAAAATGGAACCTGCACAACATTCTTCACTGGGAAGGGGTCCTGATTGATCCGATCGGCGTTTTTCTTGCCGTTCTGGCCTATGAGTGGGTTGTTGGCGGTGGGGGCGAGGAGGCGTTCATTCACTTTGCAATCCGGCTCCTTGGCGGGTTGCTGATCGGCGTCGTCGGTGGCGAGCTGATTGCCTGGATCTTGAAGAAACAGATTATTCCGGAGGAAATGATCAATGTATTCACGGTTGGATCCGCCATGCTCATCTTCGGCGTGACGGAGGCGATAATTGCCGAAGGGGGGCTGCTTTCAGTGATTGTGGCCGGGTTGATCTGCGGATCGCGTCAACCGCCAGCCTTGCGGGGGATTGTTGAGTTCAAATCGATTATAACGGATCTCCTGATCGGCTTTGTCTTTATTCTCCTGACCGCCCGCCTGCAACTTCAGCAGTTCATTGATTTTGGATTACTGGGATTTGCCCTGGTCGGTGTTGTCATTTTAGTTGTGCGCCCCTTGGCAATCTTTGCCTGTACCCGCGGGGCGGGCTTGAACTGGAAGGAGTTGGTCTTTCTCTCATGGGTGGCCCCGCGCGGAGTGGTTGCCGCCTCCATGGCTTCCCTTTTTGTCCTGACCCTGACGGAGCTTGGCCGGTTCGAAAATCCTGCTTTTCTCGAGACTTTCGTCTACTCCGTGATCTTCACAACGGTCCTTTTGCAAGGGTTTACCGCCGGACCACTATCAAAACTTCTCGGCCTGAATGAGAAGCATCCAGACGGATGGTTGATTGTCGGAGCGCATCCAATAGCCCGCCAGATAGCCCGCTTCCTTGAAAAGGTGAGGGAAGTGCCAGTCGCCCTTGTTGACGGGAACCGGGTGGCCGTGAGTGAGGCCCAGCAGGAAGGCCTCAAGGCCTTTTTCGGGGATGCCCGGGAGACGGCGGCCATCGAGGATCGCGTGGAAATGCGCGGGGTCGGAAAGCTGATGGCCTTTACCGACAATGAGGACCTCAACGAGCTTTTGTGCAAAAAATGGGAACCCGTTTTCGGGAAGGACCATGTTTATCGGTGGGCTTCTTCCAAGCCAGCCGAGGAGGACATTCATCACACCGGTATCATCTTGTGGAGCTGGATGCCAAAACCGTCCATGATTAGTTCCGAGCTCATGCTCGGGGAGGCGGCCACCGTCGAACTCGAAGGCATGCGGATGAAAAATCCCGGAAACCTTGCTGCCTTGCTGACCGCGCACGCCGAGGAAGTTCTCCTGGATCCTGGCCCGGATAGCAAAATGACCTCCGACAAGGTGGCACCCAGCACACTTTACCTGCAGAGGGAGGCGGATTATCTGCTCAATGCCCTGAACAGTGATTGGATTGTTTCGCTGGATACCAAGGAACCGGGTGAGCTCTACAAGGCCTTGGCGGGACAACTTTCCACAGCGGACCCCATCCTTTCCGGGAGCGTGCTTTTGGATCAGCTTCTTGAGCGGGAATTATCCGTTCCGACGACTCTGGGACACGGAGTTGCTTTGCCTCATGCCAAGGTGGAGGGCATCAGCCGCACGTGTTGCGCCATTGGTTTGTTGCCAACCGGGATCGAGCTCGGTGATGAAGAGGATCCCGTGCGCCTTGTCTTCATGCTGGTCAGTCCGGTTGATAAACCCGAGCTTCACCTGGCTGTGCTCGGGGAAATTGCCCGCCTTTGTGCAGATGCCGAGGTTCGACAGCAACTGTTTGATTGCGATGATCCGGCAGATATTCTCCCGCTAATCCGCCGTTACCGAAGGCAACACACCCCGTTCGCTGACGCACGGGGATAGCAGTCATTACTGAACACCTCAGGGCTTGCCGATTCCGTGAGCCTCAAACCCGATCTTACGAAGCACTTCCAGGTCGACGAGGTTGCGCCCATCAAAGAAAAAGGCCGGCTTTTCCATCGAGTCGAAGACTTTGTTGTAATCGGTCTGGTCCTCCTTGAGGACATCCCATTCTGTGAGGATCGCGACAGCGTGAGCCTTGTCCGCGGCCGAGTAGGCGTCCTTGTGGATTGAGACCTGTGTATTCGATTCATCGATACCAAGATCGGAATAAATCTGCGCTGTCGTGACTTTCGGGTCGTAGATCGCCAGATGGCCACCTTCTTCCAACAAGTCCTTGCAGACATGTATCGCGGCGGATTCACGGGTGTCGTTAGTGTCCTTCTTGAAGGCAAAGCCAAGGATAGCGATTTTCTTGCCGGAAACGGTGTTGAAGAGCGTCCGGACAATCCGCTGGCTGAAGCGGCGCTTCTGGTAGTCGTTCATCTGGACGACCGATTCCCAGTAGTCTGCCACCGATGACAAACCAAAGTGGTTGCACAGGTAAACCAAATTCAGGATGTCCTTCTGGAAGCAGGATCCCCCGAAGCCGACACTGCTCTTCAGAAACTTGGGTCCAATCCGTGAATCGCGGCCAATTGCGTAGGCTACCTCGTCCACATCCGCCCCTGTTGCTTCACAGAGGGCCGAAATGGCGTTGATCGAGCTGATGCGCTGGGCCAGAAAGGCGTTGGCGGTCAATTTTGAAAGCTCGGAGCTCCAGAGATTCGTGGTGAGGATGTTTTCCCGCGGCACCCATTCGGCATAGACATCCACGAGCTTCTGGACAGCTGCCTGGCCTTCTTCCGTCGTCTCGCCACCGATCAGGACCCGGTCTGGGTTCTCAAGGTCCGCCATAGCCGTTCCTTCAGCAAGGAATTCCGGATTGGAGAGGACTTGGAATTTGTTGCTGGAACCGGTCGAGTCGAGGATGCGCTTGATGGATTCGGCGGTGCGGACGGGCAGGGTCGACTTTTCGACAATGATCTTGTCGCTGTCCGAGACAGACGCGATCTGCCGGGCGCACTTCTCCACATACTGGAGATCAGCGGCTTTTCCGGCCCCGATTCCAAATGTCTTTGTCGGGGTGTTTACACAAATGAAGACAATATCGGCCTCCTTGATCTTTGCGTCCACATCCGTTGAGAAAAACAAGTTGCGACCACGGGCCTCCTTGACAACCTCAAGCAGTCCCGGTTCGTAAACAGGTAG
This region of Oceanipulchritudo coccoides genomic DNA includes:
- a CDS encoding UDP-glucose 6-dehydrogenase, translated to MKICCIGAGYVGGPTMAKIAQKCEKIEVTVVDMNPDRIAAWQTDELPVYEPGLLEVVKEARGRNLFFSTDVDAKIKEADIVFICVNTPTKTFGIGAGKAADLQYVEKCARQIASVSDSDKIIVEKSTLPVRTAESIKRILDSTGSSNKFQVLSNPEFLAEGTAMADLENPDRVLIGGETTEEGQAAVQKLVDVYAEWVPRENILTTNLWSSELSKLTANAFLAQRISSINAISALCEATGADVDEVAYAIGRDSRIGPKFLKSSVGFGGSCFQKDILNLVYLCNHFGLSSVADYWESVVQMNDYQKRRFSQRIVRTLFNTVSGKKIAILGFAFKKDTNDTRESAAIHVCKDLLEEGGHLAIYDPKVTTAQIYSDLGIDESNTQVSIHKDAYSAADKAHAVAILTEWDVLKEDQTDYNKVFDSMEKPAFFFDGRNLVDLEVLRKIGFEAHGIGKP
- a CDS encoding DNA translocase FtsK, producing MAARKRKPVQKAPTFGPRDPKPRPFLALVFLILGLLMALAVGDYHPTQNPSFYSDIQDSNLIGKFGVQVASFTLYLMGLAAYATPVLAFWISYMFFRPYARKLGIRKLVPVVLVFLSLSVFGSMYQIESAESPVVGVVHLAEVSDNFFPYGWGGLLGFYIYAQFLRDFLGMVGSIVVFGVFSLFSLVFLLFDNVGSDIRHLFSVKIAAWVASREERAIARRERKEARKAEKLARKQKALEAKKAKAASAPLAPDETPAVAKPPEKAPSNLKIGRSEIAEPFEPIMEEDTVPQAQKMEAPVPKAKEAPVKKPKGITLPSSSATEKAAATGSNLRIIAGEEVKKAAAKLPERKGNYKFPPMRLLTEQAEPTTVEDESVHQATSEMLVKTLEEFGVRVSPGDVHTGPVITRYDVFPAPGVRVEKIQNLDKNIALNLKALSVRILAPVPGKGCVGVEVPNKHPQSVFIRDILESADWVNNKAEIPIALGKDVSGKPLIADLTKMPHLLIAGSTGSGKTVCINAVITSLLYHSSPEDLRFVMVDPKIVEMQVYNSLPHMLVPVVTDPKKVPNALKYLLNEMEKRYQLFAGLGVRNIAGYNAKMIKSKREAKEFEERAAALDAELTPEERAAASQIEVPRDPGAGEEAPPEKLPYIVCIVDELADLMMVAPADIETGIARLAQLARAAGIHLILATQRPSVNVITGVIKANLPSRISFKVASRVDSRTILDTMGADHLIGKGDMLFLPPGSADLVRAQGAFVSDDEITAIVSQISEINGGPVFDEQFQRNIESGDDSSSTAEGEWEDELVPDAINVIKTSKRASTSMLQRRLKIGYNRAARIMEILEAEGMVGPENGSSPREILMDVDL
- a CDS encoding cation:proton antiporter, with translation MILAAQLNGDMGNVVVSTLALSIAVGGMLMVLAKMLKIPGIVLLLFGGIILGPEVLGFVQPDTLGPALNVLVAVAVGLILFEGGLTLDVNGYRSAPRVIRNLLTVGVVVTWVGTGLTIWLIFPVDPAFAALTSSLVIVTGPTVIQPILKRIRLKWNLHNILHWEGVLIDPIGVFLAVLAYEWVVGGGGEEAFIHFAIRLLGGLLIGVVGGELIAWILKKQIIPEEMINVFTVGSAMLIFGVTEAIIAEGGLLSVIVAGLICGSRQPPALRGIVEFKSIITDLLIGFVFILLTARLQLQQFIDFGLLGFALVGVVILVVRPLAIFACTRGAGLNWKELVFLSWVAPRGVVAASMASLFVLTLTELGRFENPAFLETFVYSVIFTTVLLQGFTAGPLSKLLGLNEKHPDGWLIVGAHPIARQIARFLEKVREVPVALVDGNRVAVSEAQQEGLKAFFGDARETAAIEDRVEMRGVGKLMAFTDNEDLNELLCKKWEPVFGKDHVYRWASSKPAEEDIHHTGIILWSWMPKPSMISSELMLGEAATVELEGMRMKNPGNLAALLTAHAEEVLLDPGPDSKMTSDKVAPSTLYLQREADYLLNALNSDWIVSLDTKEPGELYKALAGQLSTADPILSGSVLLDQLLERELSVPTTLGHGVALPHAKVEGISRTCCAIGLLPTGIELGDEEDPVRLVFMLVSPVDKPELHLAVLGEIARLCADAEVRQQLFDCDDPADILPLIRRYRRQHTPFADARG
- a CDS encoding HAD family hydrolase, with translation MDGSGYDVILWDWNGTLLDDSLYGLSIINSMLRRRGLPEPSREEHGRLFDFPVILYYERLGFDFEKEPFEVISHEFVDTYFQNVNSCVLREGTVEALGQIRDLGIRQSVLSASRQDNLERMISDYGLAGFFDELLGIDSIHAPGKSGRGCDWIRESGIDPARVLLIGDTMHDAEVAAEMGIDGWMIEGGHHPMNRLKETGCPCFSSLPKILQALAESRSKASPL
- the pyrH gene encoding UMP kinase, which gives rise to MQASSEGSETRVKRIVLKLSGEVLRCSKSGETIDGTILHDVCKQVKSVYDLGIEIGLVVGGGNIFRGLSGVEKRGVARTTGDYMGMMATVINGMALMDCLEKMEVPVRVLSAIEMNKVAEPYILRRATRHLEKKRVVIFVGGTGNPYFSTDTTAALRASEIGAEVILKATKVDGIYDKDPVKHPDAVKFDKISFAEALKLRLKVMDATAFALCQDNKMPILVFNMNQEGGIKQAVLGKKIGTLVS
- a CDS encoding type I phosphomannose isomerase catalytic subunit codes for the protein MISFLRFTPIYQERVWGGRGLELSLGRDLPEGKVIGESWELVDRPEADSPLDSGTGTLGTLRRSDPNALMGPGWPADRPFPILVKWLDCQDRLSLQVHPPASVAPELNGEPKTENWYIVEATPDAALLAGVKPGVQADVFRKAIEDEELEGLVCRLPARKGDSLFVRSGRLHAIDAGNLILEIQQNSDTTYRVYDWGRVGLDGKPRQLHIEESMKSIDFEDTDPELMHPEGPESVLADSEEFRLRRLELKPGEELFFPANEEPRILSVAEGKLVAGDGNAVTRGDNIILPYSGESSWKAETASVVLVTDRFNTVTSAQ
- the proB gene encoding glutamate 5-kinase: MQFLEANARRVVIKIGTNSLTGPGGDLLSGRIEAVCREISSLKEHGFEVVVVSSGAVGLGIGKLELTDRPDDLAGLQACAAVGQSCLMQAWQAALQTHQITAAQILLTREDVQGRKRHLAVRNTLEELLSYGAVPVVNENDTVSADEIKFGDNDVLSALVASLIKADLLIILSNIPGLMKDHGRGALIPLVEEVTEDIRELAGGPENQFSTGGMITKIEAAKLATQSGCGVFIGSANEPGIIGKVHDGTAPGTFFMPQTISLAARKRWIAFFEKPMGSLHLDAGAARAILENHSSLLAKGLLSCTGSFEQGAVVNLLDPDSNTIARGIVAYDAATLSGIIGLDSSQIQKTQPERSRFEVVHRDSLVLI
- the frr gene encoding ribosome recycling factor, translating into MDFDTIHLEAVELMQKALQHTLHEFANIHTGKATPAMIENISVHVESYGSNMAIRELGAITTPDNHTLQVTPWDKGTSGAIEKGIRDANLGLNPLSRGATILVPIPELSGDRRKEMVKMAANHAEEGRVSVRQARHHAMDQLKKLKTDGHVSEDDVKRHEKEIQDETDSHVKQINDALAAKEQELLQV